Proteins co-encoded in one Plasmodium berghei ANKA genome assembly, chromosome: 11 genomic window:
- a CDS encoding mRNA-binding protein PUF3, putative, producing the protein MAKTFKKGKSSNEKKEKNRLNKKTEGVKVNYTKKDKNNIDRNDKKGGKKVNKKGSKIDKKKNEGGKKTLVENKKQKSDKNKEDWDDKCKEILNDENLSKSKKKKLIKEYKKKKFAENYDYYKKLKLNLNDLLRSKDKSEKNKQINIIYNELKKIELSKFCRTNLGYHIISALIINSDEECQNKLWKTISTNMNDICVFNFVSLTFQCFYKHAKNDQIRNDICMWLIKNPKNFLTKFASRLWHIVFKKLKTDMKIKIINSLILPNINSLKNVSFELLKKPTKEMFVTLSEENKTAICNYLIEYIENVVEKELLYNIVTHNLILTATEILAEGEENIVNDKLTKLMEIIHEGCEYLISTNIGNKALIYLLGYSTSKHKKTLIKILKNYMVDLCKNSVNFLLVIRLLKITDDTKLLNDYIVKKITNSFEEIFNDYYGFYVILEFFYDINQYNEDKYFFVDWKNMIYSKTVKSVKDGCKRKNEIIQPIIEQLKNIFNEKDKLNSYLNDKKYVIIIFEYIQFTQDDQIINNILSILGDIILLLKNDENINEKYNCKNINELFLKLYTCTKNQDIFKKVTNQNNPSSMFYQLLSDLFITNIEIILKSELIKTFNNFIIFIKDTDNNIYQQILSKAKNTNNDAIYNTLKEILPNMTYFNKYLELINQ; encoded by the coding sequence atggcaAAAACTTTTAAAAAGGGAAAATCAAGTAATGagaagaaagaaaaaaatcgtttgaataaaaaaacagagGGAGTAAAGGTTAATTATACAAagaaagataaaaataacatagATAGAAATGATAAGAAAGGGGGTAAAAAAGTAAACAAAAAAGGTAGcaaaattgataaaaaaaaaaatgaagggGGTAAAAAAACCTTagtagaaaataaaaaacaaaaaagcgacaaaaataaagaagatTGGGATGATAAATGCAAagaaattttaaatgatgaaaatttgtctaaatcaaaaaaaaaaaaacttataaaggaatataaaaaaaaaaaatttgcaGAAAATTAcgattattataaaaagcTAAAActaaatttaaatgatttatTACGATCAAAAGATAAATCAGAGAagaataaacaaataaatataatatataatgaattaaaaaaaatagagcTAAGCAAATTTTGCCGTACAAATTTAGGATATCATATTATATCTgctttaattataaatagtGATGAAGAATgtcaaaataaattatggAAAACTATTAGCACAAATATGAATGATATTTGtgtatttaattttgtttcatTAACTTTTCAATGTTTTTATAAGCATGCAAAAAATGATCAAATAAGAAATGATATTTGTATGTGGCTAATAAAAAAtccaaaaaattttttaacaaaatttgCTTCAAGATTATGGCATAtagtatttaaaaaattaaaaacagacatgaaaataaaaataattaattctttaatattaccaaatattaattcgttaaaaaatgtatcatttgaacttttaaaaaaaccCACAAAAGAAATGTTTGTAACACTTAgcgaagaaaataaaacagCAATCTGCAATTACCTCATTgaatatattgaaaatgttgtagaaaaagaattgttatataatatagttacacacaatttaatattaactGCAACCGAAATTCTGGCTGAAGGCgaagaaaatatagttAATGATAAACTTACAAAATTGATGGAAATAATACATGAGGGATgtgaatatttaatatcTACAAACATTGGAAATAAAgcattaatttatttattaggATATAGCACAagtaaacataaaaaaactttaataaaaattttaaaaaattatatggtagatttatgtaaaaacagtgtaaattttttattagtaattagactattaaaaataacagaTGATACTAAACTTTTAAATGAttatattgtaaaaaaaattacaaattcttttgaagaaatatttaacGATTATTATGGATTTTATGTAATATtagaatttttttatgatattaatcaatataatgaagataagtatttttttgtagattggaaaaatatgatatatagCAAAACTGTAAAAAGTGTAAAAGATGGAtgtaaaagaaaaaatgaaataatacaGCCAATTATTgaacaattaaaaaatatatttaatgaaaaagataaattaaatagttatttaaatgataagaaatatgttataattatttttgaatatatacaatttacACAAGATGATCAaatcataaataatattttgtctattttaggagatattatattattgcttaaaaatgatgaaaatattaatgaaaaatataattgtaaaaatattaatgaactatttttaaaactttATACATGTACAAAAAATCaagatatatttaaaaaagtaacaaatcaaaataatccTTCTTCAATGTTTTACCAATTATTGTCTGAtctttttattacaaatataGAAATTATTCTCAAATCAGAATTAATTAAAACgtttaacaattttatcatatttataaaagacactgataataatatatatcaacaaattttatcaaaagCCAAAAATACGAATAATGATGCAATTTACAACACACTAAAAGAGATTTTACCAAATATgacatattttaataaatatcttGAGCTTATTAACCAATAA
- a CDS encoding Pfs77 homologue, putative, with protein sequence MENKQCKLIFSDCCKGRENVAYNVEDNIANENIYNEQNYYGNNQEYIYKNDGNYIYKNNEDYMGYENGNYMDQNNNNYAYKSDEMYVQKNDEIPIINVQGDQPIFNIPVYQDKYIRDKIIETPKYEFQDVVQPKYYRQEANHDVPCVELLFKERNINMPKEKIIENKVEVNVPIGYTPIYSPVWDIREIPRVIPKYEGEQKIIEVEVPQIKYIDKYIEKEIIVDIKEKIIPKVTEIEKQVDIVKYEWKEKYQDVPVCKYVPKIDVELDCPSPLIVPYPEVHFQNTSEIMNPNQKSADISNEMFINNQSSYNTILNKHVDESIKKSLLEMSRLPNKMKNQSSDHIRNFNDKFSEINYINPNKKNKKMWPFCTFNNCINNETKISGSEDIDPKTGYPVSMPKNFASFFKRDLNSVKNQMMQYKKKNEKQNEVSNNIIENSPVSPTIEYIGKIDKPPIDGGKLDAISFKLHAIEVHQFIPVPNLPKPQFLDLVPPEQFENNDISSLHNIFGKSSEDWVDPNITGYIAPMMNDILLGNIQPQTALFNKLSIGNNQKQNDIPSINAISSYSQDEGNNDKIAKNTNSSIFSEHIYTGDRKIIHENEEMNDNQMIYDNYSGRFSDNYNGN encoded by the coding sequence ATGGAAAACAAACAGTGTAAATTAATTTTCAGTGATTGTTGTAAAGGGCGAGAAAATGTAGCATACAATGTTGAAGATAATATTgcaaatgaaaatatatataatgagcaaaattattatggaaataatcaagaatatatatacaaaaatgatggaaattatatatataaaaacaacGAAGATTATATGGGTTATGAAAATGGTAACTATATGGAtcaaaataacaataactATGCTTATAAAAGTGATGAAATGTATGtgcaaaaaaatgatgaaattCCAATAATAAACGTTCAAGGAGATCAACCAATATTTAACATTCCAGTATATcaagataaatatataagagataaaataattgaaaCACCAAAATATGAATTTCAAGATGTAGTACAACCAAAATATTATCGTCAAGAAGCAAATCATGATGTCCCCTGTgttgaattattatttaaagaaagaaatataaacatgccaaaggaaaaaataatagaaaataaagttGAAGTAAATGTCCCTATAGGATATACACCTATATATTCTCCTGTATGGGATATAAGAGAAATACCAAGGGTTATACCAAAATATGAAGGggaacaaaaaattatagaaGTTGAAGTACctcaaataaaatatatagacaaatatatagaaaaagaGATAATTGTagatataaaagaaaagatAATTCCTAAAGTTACAGAAATAGAAAAACAAGTAGATATAGTAAAGTATGAATGGaaagaaaaatatcaaGATGTTCCTGTATGTAAATATGTGCCTAAAATAGATGTAGAGTTAGATTGTCCATCCCCTTTAATAGTACCATATCCTGAAGtacattttcaaaatacATCTGAAATCATGAATCCAAATCAAAAATCAGCAGATATATCAAACGAAATGTTTATAAACAATCAAAGTTCATATAATACTATCCTAAACAAACATGTAGATGAATCAATAAAAAAGTCGTTGCTAGAAATGAGTCGATTaccaaataaaatgaaaaatcaAAGTAGCGATCATATTAGAAATTTCAATGATAAATTTTcagaaataaattatataaatccaaataaaaaaaataaaaaaatgtggcCTTTTTGTACATTTAATAActgtataaataatgaaaccAAAATAAGTGGATCTGAAGATATTGATCCCAAAACAGGGTATCCAGTATCTATGCCAAAAAATTTtgcttcattttttaaaagggATTTAAATTCTGTAAAGAATCAAATGATgcaatacaaaaaaaaaaatgaaaaacaaaatgaagtATCAAATAATATCATAGAAAATAGTCCAGTTAGTCCAACTATTGAATATATAGGAAAAATAGATAAACCACCAATAGATGGAGGAAAATTAGATGCaatatcatttaaattgCATGCTATTGAAGTACATCAATTTATTCCTGTACCAAATTTACCAAAACCACAATTTTTAGATTTAGTTCCACCTGAacaatttgaaaataatgatatatctTCTCtccataatatttttggaAAATCATCCGAAGATTGGGTTGATCCAAATATTACAGGATACATAGCACCTATGATGAATGACATATTACTTGGAAATATACAACCTCAAACTGCGTTGTTTAACAAATTAAGTATTGGGAATAATCAAAAACAAAACGATATTCCATCTATCAATGCTATTTCTTCTTATAGCCAAGATGAAGGAAACAATGATAAAATCGCTAAAAATACAAACAGTAGTATATTTAGTGAACATATTTACACTGGAgatagaaaaataattcacGAGAATGAAGAAATGAATGATAACCAAATGatttatgataattataGCGGACGTTTTAGTGATAATTATAATGGAAACTAA
- a CDS encoding ribonuclease P/MRP protein subunit RPP1, putative yields the protein MYIDMHIKFSSQKTIKELLFKAISSGYSIVAIAIPYDHICNYNINDKWKVINIFVSKNSSNIIKKLENSNNNECTNYFIDKANYEDALNEYLLKLNNQIDSNYILTNKNNTLSIKNICDDFILNYKHEIEEEEIKKLHNWLAPKFINTENSDNKKDIKIVTHENSYIKTSDNSNNIQTENALFLQTNTDTYILKRLNIKYEDVKQIENYQKFLKESKFDLISIEVTTPEEINIISNKYDCDIIYFDLKKTFTSLKKSDIQNAIDKGLFFEISSPTILTTNTEYFYYSLNLNNIISVIPLNKLIISSGSIKHTEILEPLHFLRLHFNFNKFSYKHLIGCITTVPLSCIQRASVRKSMNTAIFYKTVL from the coding sequence atgtatatagaTATGCACATAAAGTTTTCTTCTCAGAAGACTATaaaagaattattattcaaaGCAATAAGTTCAGGATATAGTATAGTAGCGATTGCTATACCATATGATCATATttgtaattataatataaatgataaatggaaagtaataaatatatttgtttctaaaaattctagtaatattattaaaaagttaGAGAATAGTAACAATAATGAATGTactaattattttatcgACAAAGCCAATTATGAAGACGcattaaatgaatatttgttaaaattaaataatcaaatcgatagtaattatattttaacaaataaaaataatacattatcaattaaaaatatatgtgatgactttatattaaattataaacatgaaatagaagaagaagaaataaaaaaattacataatTGGCTAGCCcctaaatttataaatactGAAAATAGTGACAATAAAAAGgatattaaaattgttacACACGAAAATAGTTATATTAAAACTAGTgataattcaaataatattcaaaCTGAAAATGCTTTGTTTTTACAAACTAATACAgacacatatattttaaaaaggttaaatataaaatatgaagatgttaaacaaattgaaaattatcaaaaatttttaaaagaaagtAAATTTGATTTAATATCAATTGAAGTAACAACCCCTGAAgagataaatataatatctaATAAATACGATTgtgatattatttattttgatttaaaaaaaacatttacttctttaaaaaaatcagATATACAAAATGCTATAGACAAAGGGTTGTTTTTTGAGATATCATCACCTACTATATTAACTACAAATAcagaatatttttattattctttaaatttaaataatataatttctgTTATACCGTTAAATAAACTTATTATTAGCTCAGGTAGTATAAAGCACACTGAAATATTAGAACCACTTCATTTTTTGAGATTacattttaatttcaacaaattttcatataagCATTTAATTGGATGCATAACCACTGTACCTCTTTCTTGTATTCAAAGGGCATCCGTTAGAAAGTCGATGAATACAGctatattttacaaaacaGTGTTAtga